A window from Neobacillus sp. PS3-40 encodes these proteins:
- a CDS encoding response regulator transcription factor produces the protein MINLPVTITLLSEQEILLQGLKESLSKYHKEIDVVLLSYKSLFKKEDIRDITIIDIDYLIFSNRTKLHNIILELKRQCPNAPLILYSTYPCHPMSAEKFFSVGVNAIVLKKDPVDKLYSVLSLLSIQNDLVLKEKNTKNSIFDLTEKEIVILQKIADGFKNKDIARLMNLSISSVESYIARIFEKLEVNSRMQAVVKGIYYHFIDIDAVNYQ, from the coding sequence ATGATAAACCTCCCGGTAACAATAACCTTGTTAAGTGAACAAGAAATTCTTCTACAAGGATTAAAAGAATCTTTATCCAAGTACCATAAGGAGATTGACGTAGTATTATTAAGCTACAAATCTCTATTTAAGAAGGAAGACATTAGAGACATTACAATCATCGATATCGATTATTTAATCTTCTCAAATCGGACTAAACTTCATAACATTATCCTTGAACTTAAGAGGCAATGTCCTAATGCACCCTTAATTCTTTATTCCACTTATCCTTGCCACCCTATGTCAGCTGAAAAGTTTTTTTCAGTCGGGGTGAATGCAATCGTTCTAAAAAAGGATCCCGTTGACAAACTTTATAGTGTCTTATCGTTACTATCTATTCAAAATGATCTGGTTTTAAAAGAAAAGAATACTAAAAATTCAATCTTTGATCTTACAGAAAAAGAGATTGTTATCCTCCAGAAAATTGCCGATGGCTTTAAAAATAAGGATATCGCAAGGCTAATGAATTTAAGTATAAGTTCTGTTGAGTCATATATTGCTAGAATATTTGAGAAACTAGAAGTAAACTCTCGAATGCAAGCAGTAGTAAAAGGAATTTACTACCACTTTATTGACATTGACGCAGTTAACTATCAATAA
- a CDS encoding SDR family oxidoreductase — protein MNVVITGATGQIGRVIAKEFARRGANLVLIDLYQNSKQLNELTSTISLEYKVQVMPTVIDIRDISAIKDGVESFSVTFPVIDILINNAGVNSLNSALQVTPEIWDQIVDTNLRGTFFMSQAIAPLMIKQKCGSIVNIASQHGIVGSENRAPYCASKAGLINLTNALSIEWAKYGIRVNCVSPTFVQSDKNKELLYSLSFKNENLSRIPLRRYAMPIDVANAAIFLSSSENNMITGHNLVVDGGWTSI, from the coding sequence ATGAATGTAGTAATAACAGGAGCGACGGGCCAGATTGGCCGAGTGATTGCCAAGGAATTTGCAAGGAGAGGTGCCAATCTAGTTTTAATCGATTTATATCAAAATTCAAAACAGTTAAATGAGCTGACTTCTACAATCAGTTTAGAGTATAAAGTACAAGTGATGCCAACAGTAATCGATATTAGAGATATTAGTGCGATTAAGGACGGGGTAGAATCCTTCTCAGTAACCTTTCCAGTCATTGATATCTTAATAAATAATGCTGGTGTGAATAGCCTAAATTCAGCACTACAGGTTACTCCAGAGATATGGGATCAAATCGTAGATACAAACTTACGAGGAACATTCTTTATGAGCCAAGCGATAGCACCACTTATGATCAAACAAAAGTGTGGGTCTATCGTCAATATCGCTTCGCAGCATGGAATAGTTGGCAGTGAAAATCGAGCCCCATACTGTGCTAGTAAAGCAGGGTTAATCAATCTTACAAACGCTCTTTCCATTGAATGGGCCAAGTATGGAATTCGCGTAAACTGTGTATCTCCTACATTTGTACAATCTGATAAAAACAAAGAATTACTATATAGTCTATCGTTTAAAAATGAGAATCTATCAAGGATACCCTTAAGAAGGTATGCAATGCCTATCGATGTTGCTAACGCTGCCATCTTCCTGTCTTCCAGTGAAAATAATATGATTACAGGGCACAATTTAGTAGTCGATGGAGGCTGGACTTCAATTTGA
- a CDS encoding aminotransferase class III-fold pyridoxal phosphate-dependent enzyme, which translates to MSTGMTTMRDYPLIHPLNPINKGEEFVEIVEGNGIYIKDRMGRIYMDGISGLWNVSLGYNHPLINEYILRQLHKIPFVHLGEHQNETSTNLARKLLNLVPTHLNKVLYTCTGSESVELAIKIVRQFYSLSGYPLKKEIAVLDHSYHGTYFGGMSASGIDRELTKDYHPVVSGFHFLHTPYHQENENQIRNYENQVEAFFLNNHERLAAIILEPIVGSGGIIPIPASYLQKVQSLCEVYNVLLVFDEVATGFGRTGKMFAFEHFGITPDILCLSKGINSGYLPLGAVVISEEIFRTYVNSDTHIEHLSTQNGNPLACSAGLATLEVLMKDNFLENVKEKGTYFIERLKEVLHVLPIVSQVRGIGFMTGIELRSYGNEPISASSLNSVMSILKKRGLIAYPFYSPPLTCGLSLFPPLITEKKELDKMIYTLERTLRNFT; encoded by the coding sequence ATGTCAACTGGAATGACAACGATGAGGGATTATCCCTTAATCCATCCTTTAAACCCAATAAATAAGGGCGAGGAATTTGTTGAAATTGTAGAAGGTAATGGGATATACATTAAAGACCGTATGGGACGAATTTACATGGATGGAATAAGCGGACTGTGGAATGTTTCATTGGGGTACAATCATCCACTCATAAATGAGTATATACTACGACAATTGCATAAAATCCCATTTGTTCATTTAGGGGAGCATCAGAATGAAACATCGACCAACCTGGCAAGAAAATTATTGAATTTAGTTCCGACTCATTTAAATAAAGTGTTGTATACATGTACCGGTTCTGAATCCGTTGAGTTGGCAATCAAGATCGTCAGACAATTTTATTCATTGAGTGGATACCCATTAAAAAAAGAGATTGCTGTCTTAGACCATTCCTATCACGGAACCTATTTCGGAGGTATGTCTGCAAGTGGTATTGATAGAGAGTTAACGAAGGATTACCATCCGGTCGTTTCAGGTTTTCACTTTTTACATACCCCATATCACCAAGAGAATGAAAATCAGATCAGAAATTACGAGAACCAGGTAGAAGCTTTCTTCTTGAACAATCATGAAAGACTAGCTGCTATCATATTAGAACCAATTGTTGGTTCAGGAGGAATCATTCCTATACCAGCATCCTATCTGCAAAAGGTACAAAGCCTATGTGAGGTTTACAACGTGCTGCTAGTTTTTGATGAAGTCGCCACTGGATTTGGCAGAACTGGTAAAATGTTTGCCTTTGAGCATTTTGGAATAACACCTGATATTCTTTGTCTTTCTAAAGGGATAAATAGTGGTTATCTTCCGTTAGGTGCTGTGGTTATCAGTGAAGAAATTTTCAGGACTTATGTGAATTCGGATACCCATATAGAACATCTGTCTACTCAGAATGGTAATCCTTTAGCGTGTTCTGCGGGTTTAGCCACCTTAGAAGTGTTAATGAAAGATAATTTCCTTGAGAATGTGAAAGAAAAGGGAACTTACTTTATTGAAAGGCTTAAGGAGGTTCTTCATGTCCTACCTATTGTTTCACAGGTAAGGGGAATAGGGTTTATGACTGGAATTGAATTGAGATCCTATGGCAATGAACCTATTTCCGCATCCAGCTTAAATTCAGTGATGAGCATATTAAAGAAGAGAGGCCTTATTGCATATCCTTTCTACAGCCCACCATTAACATGTGGCCTGTCCCTTTTCCCGCCGCTTATTACAGAAAAAAAGGAACTGGATAAAATGATTTACACACTAGAAAGGACTTTAAGGAACTTCACTTAG